A single region of the Halopiger xanaduensis SH-6 genome encodes:
- the glnA gene encoding type I glutamate--ammonia ligase: MTSGNISEAEQAVLDEIEAQDVDFLRLQFTDILGTVKNVAVPARQAEKAFTEGIYFDGSSIEGFVRIQESDMRLVPDPDTFAILPWRNDEDSAAARMICDVYDTSTDEPFEGDPRRVLKNALERAEEMGYTVNAAPEPEFFLFEEDEEGRATTETNDAGGYFDVAPKDLASDVRRDIIYGLEEMGFEIEASHHEVAEGQHEINFTYDDALATADNVATFRTVVRAIAAQHDYHATFMPKPIPRINGSGMHTHLSLFTEDGENAFHDEDDEFNLSEEAHAFTAGILEHAPAITAVANPTVNSYKRLVPGYEAPVYVAWSDRNRSALIRKPAARVPAASRIELRSPDPSCNPYLAFAAMIHAGLDGIEQDLDCPDPVRENIYEFDEQKRDEYGIETLPSNLGQAVDALEEDEAIYNALGEHVAPKFVEAKRQEFEEYLVDVSQWELDRYLETF, translated from the coding sequence ATGACAAGCGGAAACATCAGCGAGGCTGAACAAGCCGTACTCGACGAGATCGAAGCGCAGGACGTCGACTTCCTCCGCCTGCAGTTTACTGACATTCTGGGCACGGTCAAGAACGTCGCCGTGCCGGCCCGGCAGGCCGAGAAGGCCTTCACCGAGGGGATCTACTTCGACGGCTCCTCGATCGAGGGCTTCGTCCGCATTCAGGAATCGGACATGCGCCTCGTCCCGGACCCGGATACCTTCGCGATCCTCCCGTGGCGCAACGACGAGGACAGCGCCGCGGCCCGGATGATCTGCGACGTCTACGACACCTCGACGGACGAACCGTTCGAGGGCGACCCGCGCCGCGTGCTGAAGAACGCCCTCGAGCGCGCCGAGGAGATGGGCTACACCGTCAACGCTGCCCCCGAACCGGAGTTCTTCCTCTTCGAGGAGGACGAGGAGGGTCGCGCGACGACCGAGACCAACGACGCCGGCGGCTACTTCGACGTCGCGCCCAAGGACCTCGCCAGCGACGTCCGCCGCGACATCATCTACGGCCTCGAGGAGATGGGCTTCGAGATCGAGGCCAGCCACCACGAGGTCGCCGAGGGCCAACACGAGATCAACTTCACCTACGACGATGCGCTCGCGACGGCCGACAACGTCGCGACCTTCCGGACCGTCGTGCGCGCCATCGCCGCCCAGCACGACTACCACGCGACCTTCATGCCCAAGCCGATCCCGCGCATCAACGGCTCCGGCATGCACACCCACCTCTCCCTGTTCACCGAGGACGGCGAGAACGCCTTCCACGACGAGGACGACGAGTTCAACCTCTCGGAGGAAGCCCACGCCTTCACCGCCGGCATCCTCGAGCACGCGCCGGCGATCACGGCGGTCGCGAACCCCACCGTGAACAGCTACAAGCGCCTGGTGCCGGGCTACGAGGCGCCGGTCTACGTCGCTTGGTCGGACCGCAACCGCTCGGCGCTGATCCGCAAGCCGGCCGCGCGCGTCCCTGCAGCTTCGCGCATCGAACTGCGCTCGCCGGACCCGTCCTGTAACCCGTACCTCGCGTTCGCCGCGATGATCCACGCGGGGCTGGACGGCATCGAGCAGGACCTCGACTGTCCCGACCCGGTTCGGGAGAACATCTACGAGTTCGACGAGCAGAAGCGCGACGAGTACGGCATCGAAACCCTGCCGTCGAACCTCGGGCAGGCCGTCGACGCGCTCGAGGAGGACGAAGCGATCTACAACGCGCTCGGCGAACACGTCGCGCCCAAGTTCGTCGAGGCCAAGCGCCAGGAGTTCGAGGAGTACCTCGTCGACGTCTCCCAGTGGGAACTCGACCGCTACCTCGAGACGTTCTAA